From a single Polyangiaceae bacterium genomic region:
- a CDS encoding alpha/beta fold hydrolase, translating to MTNQVLFVQGAGRDAHAWDQKLVLSLQRELGQDYEVRFPTMPDEGNPSYEKWQSTLERELQALSRGAVVVGHSVGGTFVIKLLAESAPDQGLSAIVLIAPPFVGDGGWPSDELELPADLGARLPAGVYIFHGTDDDVVPVAHADLYARAVPHARVHRLQGRDHQLNDDLKDVAAIVVRAR from the coding sequence GTGACGAACCAAGTGCTGTTCGTTCAGGGTGCTGGGCGGGATGCCCACGCATGGGACCAGAAGCTCGTCCTGAGCCTGCAGCGCGAGCTCGGACAAGACTACGAGGTGCGCTTTCCGACGATGCCGGACGAAGGCAACCCGAGCTATGAGAAGTGGCAGAGCACGCTCGAGCGCGAGCTCCAGGCTTTGTCACGGGGCGCGGTGGTCGTCGGCCATTCCGTTGGTGGAACGTTCGTCATCAAGTTGCTCGCAGAGAGCGCTCCGGACCAAGGGCTGAGCGCCATCGTGCTGATCGCGCCGCCCTTCGTTGGAGACGGCGGCTGGCCCAGCGACGAGCTGGAGCTTCCTGCAGATCTCGGTGCGCGTCTTCCGGCGGGCGTTTACATCTTTCACGGGACGGACGACGACGTCGTGCCGGTGGCTCACGCGGACCTGTATGCCCGCGCCGTGCCCCATGCCCGCGTCCATCGCCTCCAAGGCCGCGACCACCAACTGAACGATGACTTGAAGGACGTTGCCGCCATCGTGGTGCGCGCGCGCTGA